One Pararhizobium sp. IMCC3301 DNA segment encodes these proteins:
- a CDS encoding GcrA family cell cycle regulator, with amino-acid sequence MSWTDERVALLSKLWADGLSASQIATQLGGVTRNAVIGKVHRLGLSGRAKSPGTSARPRKPRANAAAKSASHADATSSAPRRPQTMGATALKFEAEIEAQAAIAPQPKDDVVVPISKRASILTINEQTCKWPIGDPGGNDFHFCGHDSKEGAPYCTYHCKVAYQPASDRRRRAS; translated from the coding sequence ATGTCCTGGACCGATGAACGCGTTGCCCTGTTGAGCAAATTATGGGCTGACGGCCTGAGCGCCAGTCAGATTGCTACTCAACTGGGTGGTGTGACACGCAATGCTGTGATTGGAAAAGTTCACCGGCTTGGCCTGTCAGGGCGCGCGAAATCTCCCGGCACGTCCGCCCGGCCCCGCAAGCCAAGAGCAAATGCAGCGGCCAAATCGGCCAGTCATGCGGACGCTACCTCCTCAGCACCGCGGCGGCCCCAGACCATGGGTGCAACGGCTCTCAAATTTGAGGCGGAGATTGAAGCGCAAGCCGCCATCGCCCCGCAACCCAAAGACGATGTGGTGGTTCCGATTTCGAAACGCGCCAGTATCCTGACCATTAACGAGCAGACCTGCAAATGGCCGATCGGCGATCCGGGTGGGAATGATTTTCACTTCTGCGGCCATGATTCAAAGGAAGGTGCGCCCTATTGCACCTATCATTGCAAGGTTGCCTATCAACCAGCCAGCGACCGCCGCCGCCGGGCGTCCTGA